The Sporomusa termitida genome has a window encoding:
- a CDS encoding efflux RND transporter permease subunit, translating into MKLTEISIKRPVFSTVIILALVVLGLVSYMSLNVDQYPSIELPVVAITVQYPGASPEQVESKVTKKVEEAVNVVAGVEHITSTASEGLSTTVIQFTMETNADTAAQDVRDKVGSIQALLPQDAKAPTIIRFDPDDTPIMTIALTGDLNQRELTVFAEDTLTDRLKAINGVASVDVQGGLDREIQIRLDSNQMAAYGLTVPEVINGLSNENIESPGGKVTDGQRETDLRAVGSITSTDQFLNIPVGQRDGVQLYVKNIATIKDTTADVTSITKLDGKPALGLEIMKQSGSNTINVVDNVNKQLASIQSELPPGVELVVVRDNSVHIHESVEDVQFNLVVGGLLAVAIVFLFLGNWRSTIIAGLAIPVSVITSFLAMKVMGFTLNTMSLLALSLAVGLLIDDAIVVIENIVRHLEMGKDKVSAAFDGTSEIGLAVMATTFTLVAVFVPVGMMSGMVGQFFKEFGITVAASVLVSLFVAITLTPMLSAKYLDHAEIKGTTKLSKAWLTWSNWFDKITAKYGEFLQLALGHRRKVMLLAVGLFVGSLALMPLLGSTFVPEADNGEITVTAVVDPGMSVLAVSEMADAMAQTIREVPEAKMTYSVTKTNNINILVQLSAKNERSVSDNEIIADLRQKFSVIPGAEISVSKQSGMSSGKPVSIVIQGQSLDILADIAEQVQQIIASVPGTVEVTSSYEAGNPDAQIVVNRDRASDLGISAANIADTLQTMFNGKIVTDFKEGDDAYDVRVILDPEARRSLADVNKVYLSSTARANGQAVMVPLSQVTDTVYATSPAQIKRYDNQQQITISANLSGTTLGDFNTEFNKRVTAVTMPEGYKFVTTGQTQSMNDAFSGMIMALAMAVLFIFFVLAAQFESYIDPFAIMLALPLAIIGAIVGLLIMGSELSIMSLIGIIMLMGLVTKNAILLIDFAKQRRAAGIERNQALVEAAVQRMRPIIMTTAAMIVGMMPLALGIGPGAEARAPMAHAIIGGLITSTILTLVVVPVVYTLFDDMQNGRFNIKRIFRKG; encoded by the coding sequence ATGAAACTTACTGAGATTAGTATTAAGCGTCCGGTATTTTCCACCGTAATAATTTTGGCGCTGGTAGTTTTAGGCTTGGTTAGTTATATGTCCTTAAATGTGGATCAATACCCCAGCATTGAATTGCCAGTCGTCGCCATTACCGTGCAGTACCCCGGCGCTTCACCGGAACAGGTAGAATCAAAGGTGACGAAAAAGGTTGAAGAAGCCGTTAATGTGGTGGCAGGTGTGGAACATATCACCTCAACGGCCAGCGAAGGTTTGTCAACAACTGTTATTCAGTTTACCATGGAAACCAATGCCGATACGGCCGCACAGGATGTGCGCGATAAGGTCGGCAGCATCCAGGCCTTGCTGCCGCAGGATGCCAAAGCACCTACCATTATCCGCTTTGACCCTGATGATACACCCATTATGACGATTGCCCTGACCGGCGATCTCAATCAGCGGGAACTGACGGTGTTTGCCGAAGATACGCTGACAGACCGGTTAAAAGCAATTAACGGGGTAGCCTCGGTTGATGTTCAGGGGGGCCTGGACCGGGAAATCCAAATCCGTCTGGACAGCAACCAGATGGCAGCCTATGGCCTGACTGTGCCGGAGGTTATCAATGGTCTGAGCAATGAGAATATTGAGTCTCCCGGCGGTAAAGTCACCGACGGTCAGCGGGAAACAGATCTGCGGGCCGTAGGCAGTATTACGTCAACCGACCAGTTTCTGAATATTCCTGTCGGCCAGCGGGACGGTGTCCAGCTGTATGTGAAAAATATCGCTACAATTAAAGACACCACGGCTGATGTCACCTCGATTACCAAGCTGGACGGCAAGCCGGCGCTTGGTCTGGAGATCATGAAGCAATCAGGCAGCAACACAATCAATGTTGTCGATAATGTCAATAAGCAGCTGGCAAGCATTCAAAGCGAGCTGCCGCCGGGGGTGGAGCTGGTTGTCGTGCGCGACAATTCCGTACACATCCATGAATCGGTGGAGGACGTCCAGTTTAATCTGGTTGTTGGCGGTTTGCTGGCAGTAGCGATTGTATTTTTGTTTCTGGGCAACTGGCGGAGTACCATTATTGCCGGCCTTGCCATTCCTGTATCTGTTATTACTTCCTTTCTGGCGATGAAGGTTATGGGCTTTACCCTCAACACCATGTCGCTGCTGGCCCTGTCCTTGGCAGTCGGTCTGCTGATTGACGACGCGATTGTTGTTATTGAAAACATTGTGCGCCATCTGGAGATGGGCAAGGATAAGGTAAGCGCCGCATTTGACGGGACCTCCGAGATTGGCCTTGCCGTTATGGCCACGACGTTTACGCTGGTAGCCGTGTTCGTGCCTGTCGGCATGATGAGCGGAATGGTCGGCCAGTTCTTTAAAGAGTTTGGTATAACCGTAGCGGCCAGCGTACTGGTTTCCCTGTTTGTGGCCATTACCTTAACCCCGATGTTATCTGCCAAATATCTGGACCATGCCGAGATTAAAGGCACTACCAAGTTAAGTAAGGCCTGGCTTACCTGGAGTAACTGGTTTGATAAGATAACCGCAAAATACGGTGAATTCTTACAGCTGGCTTTGGGTCATCGCCGTAAGGTTATGCTCTTGGCGGTTGGGCTGTTTGTCGGCAGCCTGGCGCTTATGCCGCTGCTCGGCTCCACGTTTGTACCTGAGGCCGATAACGGGGAAATCACGGTGACGGCGGTTGTCGACCCCGGCATGAGTGTGCTGGCGGTCAGCGAAATGGCTGATGCCATGGCCCAAACAATCCGTGAGGTACCTGAGGCTAAAATGACCTATAGTGTAACTAAAACCAATAATATTAATATTTTAGTGCAGCTGTCGGCGAAAAATGAGCGCAGTGTGAGTGATAATGAGATTATCGCCGATCTCCGGCAAAAATTCAGTGTGATCCCCGGCGCTGAAATCAGTGTGTCGAAACAATCGGGCATGTCAAGCGGCAAGCCTGTATCGATTGTGATTCAGGGGCAATCGCTGGATATTTTAGCCGATATTGCCGAGCAGGTGCAGCAAATTATCGCCAGCGTGCCGGGTACTGTTGAGGTAACCTCCAGCTATGAAGCCGGCAACCCTGACGCCCAAATTGTGGTCAACCGGGACCGGGCTTCTGACCTTGGCATCTCGGCGGCCAACATTGCCGATACGCTGCAGACCATGTTTAACGGTAAAATTGTGACAGACTTTAAAGAAGGGGATGACGCTTATGATGTAAGGGTCATTCTGGATCCGGAAGCCCGCCGCAGTTTAGCGGACGTCAACAAGGTATATCTGTCGAGCACGGCCCGGGCCAACGGGCAGGCCGTGATGGTGCCGCTGTCGCAGGTAACCGACACCGTGTACGCCACAAGCCCGGCGCAGATTAAGCGTTATGACAACCAGCAGCAGATTACAATCTCTGCTAACCTAAGCGGCACGACGCTGGGCGACTTTAACACCGAGTTTAATAAGCGGGTCACGGCAGTAACTATGCCGGAAGGCTATAAATTTGTGACCACCGGTCAGACCCAGTCCATGAATGATGCCTTTTCCGGCATGATTATGGCGCTGGCGATGGCGGTCCTGTTTATCTTCTTCGTGCTGGCTGCCCAGTTTGAGAGCTATATCGATCCCTTTGCGATTATGCTGGCTTTACCGCTGGCGATCATCGGGGCGATCGTTGGTCTCCTGATTATGGGCAGTGAACTGAGTATTATGTCTCTGATTGGGATCATTATGCTCATGGGTCTGGTAACGAAGAATGCCATTTTGCTCATCGACTTTGCCAAACAGCGCCGGGCTGCCGGGATAGAACGCAACCAGGCCCTGGTAGAGGCGGCGGTGCAGCGGATGCGGCCGATTATCATGACTACAGCGGCCATGATTGTCGGGATGATGCCATTAGCCCTGGGCATCGGACCGGGGGCTGAAGCCCGGGCGCCGATGGCCCATGCAATCATCGGCGGTCTGATCACCTCAACCATCCTTACCTTGGTGGTTGTGCCTGTTGTCTATACACTGTTTGATGATATGCAAAACGGCAGATTCAATATTAAACGAATTTTTCGCAAGGGCTAG
- a CDS encoding efflux RND transporter periplasmic adaptor subunit: protein MNRLKAKHWIIPLILVVGITLAIGTGVFANKQQANTTENVLSVKVAQTEYTEVIPSLTLNGTLEGQTSATVSAKISGRIEEVLVQEGQQVKAGEPLVRMESVELANSARQAGDAVRKAQVGYELALNDFNRYQMLFDKGAVSEQQLDNARAKLKTAEADLSSAASNQSSAQQQYSYGVITSPVDGVIANKTATIGQVVSPGAALMVVQDINQVYAVINVEQKDLGRIKIGQNANITVDAYAGQVFPGVVEVMNPEAGAASRMFRTKIKVDNTGGELKPGMFANIQLTTGDSVQVLTVPQAAVVQKQGLYYVFVVENDKAVRRQIEIGDVSGSTITVTDGLQPETQVIISSVNRLKDGDTVRVTQ from the coding sequence ATGAATAGATTGAAAGCTAAGCACTGGATTATTCCCCTGATTTTAGTAGTGGGAATTACCCTGGCTATAGGTACAGGTGTATTTGCCAATAAACAACAAGCCAATACCACCGAGAATGTGCTGAGTGTAAAAGTTGCTCAGACCGAATACACTGAGGTTATTCCCAGCCTGACTTTGAATGGTACACTGGAGGGGCAGACCTCAGCCACGGTGAGCGCTAAAATTTCCGGGCGGATTGAAGAGGTGCTTGTCCAGGAAGGACAGCAGGTCAAAGCCGGTGAGCCGCTGGTCAGGATGGAGTCAGTTGAACTGGCTAACTCTGCCCGCCAGGCCGGTGATGCTGTGCGAAAAGCCCAGGTTGGCTATGAACTGGCATTAAACGACTTTAACCGTTATCAGATGCTGTTCGATAAAGGGGCTGTTTCCGAGCAACAGCTGGATAATGCCCGGGCCAAACTGAAAACCGCTGAGGCTGATTTATCAAGTGCTGCTTCCAACCAGAGCAGCGCTCAGCAACAATACAGTTATGGCGTAATTACTTCACCGGTTGACGGTGTGATTGCGAATAAAACAGCCACTATTGGCCAGGTGGTTTCACCTGGGGCGGCATTGATGGTGGTACAGGACATTAATCAGGTATACGCCGTAATCAATGTTGAACAAAAAGATCTGGGCCGCATTAAAATCGGACAGAACGCCAATATCACTGTCGATGCCTATGCCGGCCAGGTATTCCCGGGGGTAGTCGAGGTTATGAATCCGGAAGCAGGCGCGGCCAGCCGGATGTTCCGCACCAAGATTAAAGTAGATAATACCGGCGGTGAGCTGAAACCAGGCATGTTTGCCAATATACAGCTGACAACAGGCGATAGTGTCCAGGTACTTACTGTACCGCAAGCCGCAGTTGTGCAAAAACAAGGCTTATATTATGTTTTCGTTGTCGAAAACGATAAAGCCGTCCGCCGTCAGATTGAGATTGGTGACGTTAGTGGCAGCACAATTACCGTCACAGACGGTCTGCAGCCTGAAACGCAAGTGATTATCAGCAGTGTCAACCGCCTTAAAGACGGAGATACTGTGAGAGTAACGCAATAG
- a CDS encoding MarR family transcriptional regulator has product MQSRELAVQALMRKLEALIYYANSIEDYEEKILQAMLQEQDYEELRQVRLTLAECHVIDCIERNALLNATAIAKRLNITKGGISKITAKLIKKDMIEVRRLANNQKETYYRLTPRGQKVFRIHASLHEQAQAGFIRLFSAYRPEELRVAGKFVDDLIAAFQSRMERPDSES; this is encoded by the coding sequence ATGCAAAGCAGGGAATTGGCGGTTCAGGCGCTGATGCGTAAGCTGGAAGCCCTTATTTATTATGCAAACAGTATTGAGGATTACGAGGAAAAAATACTGCAGGCGATGTTGCAGGAGCAGGACTACGAAGAGCTCCGGCAGGTGAGACTGACCCTGGCAGAATGCCATGTCATCGACTGTATTGAAAGAAATGCCTTACTCAATGCGACCGCCATTGCCAAACGCCTGAATATAACCAAAGGCGGAATTTCAAAAATAACGGCAAAATTAATCAAAAAGGATATGATCGAAGTCCGGCGGCTGGCGAACAACCAAAAAGAAACATATTATAGATTGACGCCGCGGGGGCAAAAAGTATTCCGGATTCATGCAAGCCTGCATGAGCAGGCTCAGGCCGGCTTTATCCGGCTTTTTAGCGCTTACAGGCCGGAGGAATTAAGGGTTGCCGGCAAATTTGTCGATGATCTCATTGCCGCCTTTCAGTCTAGAATGGAAAGGCCAGACAGTGAGTCTTAA
- a CDS encoding helix-turn-helix domain-containing protein — translation MIPGPAARRRGISRTTLWRKLRSGKK, via the coding sequence ATTATACCCGGGCCGGCTGCCAGACGGCGGGGGATTAGCAGAACCACTCTCTGGCGGAAACTCCGGTCTGGTAAAAAGTAA
- a CDS encoding amidohydrolase, with the protein MTTGRLADMVMMNGVIYTADPHDTVHQAIAVKGEKILFVGSNEQITAYIDDATETIDLQGKMVIPGLIDSHIHPPGIALTELYEVQLFGINTLEGYLAAVRDFIRQQPDIKAVFGQGWLWSAFTGEDLNKGPRKEYLDAVAPDIPVILRAMDGHSWWVNSKALAVSGITTATQAPEGGVIEKDTVSGELWGTVKESAISLVMQPQYTLEQYIQAMAAFQSRMHSFGITGILAILGRFMPLILQALQHLARQGQLSLHVRGAIMVRPQADLHSQLEAIGDLQAEYHSSNFRITTAKFFADGVVEGGTGYLLAPYTLATGKGPDYYGRFLWDGGGLDAAFAAANRRGLQIHVHSIGDGATRKVLDALAAARQLVPAGDFRNTITHLQLVAPDDIMRFKQLQVLASVQPYWHFKGPNWWHNVDYRLLGARAEYEYPLQAFVAAGVPIISSSDYPITPVPNPLFAIETGVTRNIFDGRVYGVEDITDREDERYLLNKAERVTVAAMLRSFTINGAYSLFIEHETGSLEAGKQADMVVLAQNLLAINPIAIDKVKVLRTYFAGRLVYQRAATGESHEATGVYG; encoded by the coding sequence ATGACCACAGGACGTTTGGCCGACATGGTCATGATGAATGGCGTAATATATACTGCCGATCCTCATGATACTGTTCATCAGGCAATCGCCGTCAAGGGGGAAAAGATACTCTTTGTTGGCAGTAATGAGCAAATAACGGCTTATATTGATGACGCCACGGAAACAATTGATCTTCAGGGGAAGATGGTCATTCCCGGCTTGATTGACAGCCATATTCACCCGCCGGGCATTGCCCTGACCGAACTCTATGAGGTGCAGTTGTTCGGGATTAACACCCTGGAAGGCTACCTCGCGGCCGTCCGGGATTTTATCCGGCAGCAGCCGGACATCAAAGCGGTCTTTGGCCAGGGCTGGTTATGGAGCGCCTTTACCGGTGAGGATCTGAACAAAGGCCCCCGGAAGGAGTATCTGGATGCGGTGGCGCCCGATATTCCTGTCATTCTGCGGGCCATGGACGGCCATAGCTGGTGGGTTAACTCCAAGGCGCTGGCAGTTAGCGGTATAACTACTGCAACCCAGGCGCCTGAGGGCGGCGTCATTGAGAAAGACACGGTCAGCGGCGAGCTGTGGGGAACAGTGAAGGAAAGTGCCATATCACTGGTTATGCAGCCGCAGTACACCCTCGAACAATATATACAGGCGATGGCAGCCTTTCAAAGCCGGATGCACAGCTTTGGCATTACCGGCATACTGGCGATTCTGGGGCGGTTTATGCCGCTGATCCTGCAGGCCCTGCAGCACTTGGCCCGGCAAGGGCAGTTGTCGCTTCATGTCCGGGGCGCCATTATGGTCCGGCCGCAGGCGGACCTGCACAGCCAGCTTGAGGCCATTGGCGACCTGCAGGCCGAATATCATTCCTCTAATTTCCGGATTACCACGGCGAAGTTTTTTGCCGATGGGGTTGTGGAGGGGGGCACAGGCTATTTGCTGGCGCCCTATACCCTGGCGACAGGCAAAGGCCCTGATTATTACGGCCGGTTTCTATGGGACGGGGGCGGGCTTGACGCGGCGTTTGCGGCCGCCAACCGGCGGGGGCTGCAGATTCATGTCCACTCAATCGGCGATGGGGCCACCCGCAAGGTTCTTGATGCGTTGGCGGCAGCCCGGCAGCTGGTGCCTGCCGGTGATTTCCGCAATACGATTACCCACCTGCAGCTTGTTGCTCCTGATGATATCATGCGGTTTAAACAACTGCAGGTACTTGCCAGCGTTCAGCCTTACTGGCATTTTAAAGGGCCCAACTGGTGGCACAATGTTGACTACCGGCTCCTGGGGGCCAGGGCTGAATACGAATATCCGCTGCAAGCCTTTGTCGCCGCCGGTGTGCCGATCATCTCCTCCTCCGACTATCCGATTACCCCGGTGCCTAATCCGCTGTTTGCCATTGAAACCGGGGTTACCCGCAATATCTTCGACGGCCGGGTCTATGGCGTCGAAGATATAACCGACAGGGAAGATGAGCGGTATTTGCTGAATAAGGCCGAGCGGGTTACGGTGGCGGCCATGCTCAGAAGCTTTACGATTAACGGCGCCTATTCATTATTTATTGAGCACGAGACCGGCTCGCTGGAGGCCGGCAAGCAGGCTGACATGGTCGTGCTTGCGCAAAATTTGTTGGCCATCAATCCTATTGCTATTGACAAGGTGAAGGTATTGCGGACTTACTTTGCCGGCAGGCTGGTCTACCAGCGCGCAGCAACAGGGGAAAGCCATGAGGCGACAGGGGTTTATGGCTGA
- a CDS encoding TetR/AcrR family transcriptional regulator yields the protein MKGDDKMTKESIIIAAIRLFLRHGYKSVSLIDVANELGITKGGIYHYFASKEDLLRTALTFFFERFEAKYTDLLSDQKSIQEILQSLMVDDAFEEYSRELFGLDREICVDHVHFVIDIMQLFPDIQERIQRIQLWICEALARRIQTAVDNGELKSSLDSYALAATILATVNGQKSLGSQFRHPELRQRMMNNMWSLMNTSPNPVNTVLELSRY from the coding sequence GTGAAAGGCGACGATAAGATGACCAAGGAGAGCATTATTATTGCAGCAATACGCCTGTTTTTACGGCATGGCTACAAATCGGTTTCGCTGATAGATGTTGCTAATGAGCTTGGTATTACCAAAGGCGGGATCTATCACTATTTCGCCAGCAAGGAGGATTTGCTGCGCACTGCGCTTACATTTTTCTTTGAACGGTTTGAAGCAAAATATACGGATTTGCTCAGTGACCAAAAAAGCATTCAGGAGATTTTGCAGTCGCTCATGGTTGACGATGCGTTTGAGGAATATTCCAGGGAGCTGTTTGGGCTGGACCGGGAGATCTGTGTCGATCACGTTCATTTTGTGATTGATATTATGCAGCTGTTTCCTGATATTCAGGAAAGGATTCAGCGAATTCAGCTGTGGATTTGCGAGGCGTTGGCCAGACGGATTCAGACAGCGGTGGACAACGGCGAACTTAAGAGTAGTCTTGACAGTTATGCCTTGGCAGCTACTATTTTGGCAACAGTTAACGGCCAGAAGTCATTGGGAAGCCAATTTAGACACCCGGAACTGCGTCAGCGAATGATGAACAATATGTGGTCGTTGATGAATACTAGCCCTAATCCAGTGAATACTGTTTTAGAGCTGTCAAGGTACTAG
- a CDS encoding UxaA family hydrolase, giving the protein MNFMGYRRPDGTAGIRNHVLVLPTVNCANQVARGIATNVRGAVWVEHQHGCSQLGEDAQQTARAFIGHGIHPNVYGIVVAGLGCEVIRAQDVAAAIRRHCPYKPVHTIIIQDEGGSNKAIRAGTAAAQAMMIAASALQREAIDAGALILGTECGGSDACSGLSGNPALGTASDLLIDAGGTAILAETAELIGAEHIIAERAVNAAVREQCYATIRAFEDSAKTMGVDMRGSNPTPGNIEGGLSSIEEKSLGCVYKGGTKPLQAVIGWAERISAKGLVFMDTPGNDIEQLTGMVAGGCHICVFTTGRGTPTGSPIAPTIKVATNTAMFQRMRDNMDLNAGTIITGEETVAQVGQRIFAEMLAVASGKLTKAEVLGQNDFAIMRIGPSM; this is encoded by the coding sequence ATGAATTTTATGGGCTATCGCCGTCCGGACGGCACGGCCGGCATCCGCAATCATGTACTGGTATTGCCGACCGTAAACTGTGCCAACCAGGTGGCCAGAGGGATTGCAACAAATGTGAGGGGCGCTGTCTGGGTTGAGCATCAGCATGGCTGTTCCCAGCTGGGGGAGGATGCGCAGCAGACAGCCCGGGCCTTTATCGGCCATGGGATTCACCCCAATGTCTACGGAATTGTTGTCGCCGGTTTAGGCTGTGAAGTGATCCGGGCCCAGGACGTGGCGGCCGCAATCCGGCGGCACTGCCCCTATAAGCCGGTCCATACGATTATTATCCAGGACGAGGGCGGCTCCAATAAGGCTATCCGGGCCGGTACCGCCGCCGCGCAGGCGATGATGATCGCTGCGTCGGCCCTGCAGCGGGAGGCTATTGATGCCGGCGCGCTGATCCTGGGAACCGAATGCGGCGGCTCTGATGCCTGTTCCGGGCTGTCCGGCAATCCGGCGCTGGGGACGGCCAGTGACCTGCTGATCGATGCCGGCGGCACTGCCATCCTGGCCGAGACAGCCGAACTGATCGGGGCCGAGCATATTATCGCCGAACGGGCCGTGAATGCGGCCGTCCGGGAGCAGTGCTACGCAACGATCAGGGCCTTTGAGGACTCGGCCAAGACAATGGGCGTGGATATGCGGGGCAGTAATCCCACCCCCGGTAATATTGAGGGCGGCCTATCCTCGATTGAGGAAAAGTCCCTGGGCTGTGTGTATAAGGGAGGGACAAAGCCGCTGCAGGCCGTTATCGGCTGGGCGGAAAGGATAAGCGCCAAGGGCCTGGTTTTTATGGATACCCCCGGCAATGATATTGAACAGCTGACAGGCATGGTGGCCGGCGGCTGCCATATCTGCGTATTCACTACCGGGCGGGGCACGCCTACCGGCTCGCCGATAGCACCAACCATCAAAGTAGCAACAAATACGGCAATGTTCCAGAGAATGCGGGACAATATGGACCTGAACGCCGGCACCATCATAACCGGCGAGGAAACGGTAGCCCAGGTCGGGCAACGCATATTTGCCGAAATGCTGGCCGTTGCCTCCGGGAAACTGACCAAAGCGGAGGTTCTGGGACAAAATGATTTCGCCATTATGCGCATTGGGCCGTCAATGTAG
- a CDS encoding lactate racemase domain-containing protein, translated as MGIIQELLAGTELPRMVKIHQNFKVTEVQDIPSVIRQEFAKAGIGEQIKDGMDIAVAVGSRGLDRLPELVRLTVAEIRQRGGRPFVVPAMGSHGGATAAGQASVLANLGVTEESVGCQVCSSMEVVEVGKIGNGLAVHMDKYAYEADGIVIINRVKPHTAYRGPCESGLAKMLTIGLGKQKGAETCHMYGFKHMAEHVLAMAQVKLACCKVLFAIGTVENAYDKISTLVAVPAEKIMEADQQLLLEAKAKMPRILFDELDVLVVDRIGKEISGDGMDPNITGRYPTPYASGGPDVNKLVVLDLTEATNGNACGVGVGDYTTRKLFNKIDFDYTYANCITNTTPAPARLPLVMADDREALLAAVKTCNARDLSKVRLVRIKDTLHLGEILISEALLPAAMANPAIEVRGEPAAMIFDEAGNLLG; from the coding sequence ATGGGTATTATACAGGAACTGCTGGCCGGGACCGAGCTGCCGCGCATGGTTAAAATCCACCAGAATTTTAAGGTAACAGAGGTGCAGGACATACCGTCGGTGATTAGGCAGGAGTTTGCCAAAGCCGGGATCGGCGAACAGATTAAGGACGGCATGGATATTGCCGTTGCCGTTGGCAGCCGGGGGCTGGACCGACTGCCGGAACTGGTCCGGCTTACCGTGGCGGAGATACGGCAGCGCGGCGGCCGGCCTTTCGTTGTGCCGGCGATGGGCAGCCACGGCGGCGCAACTGCCGCCGGCCAGGCCAGCGTATTAGCCAATCTCGGGGTTACCGAGGAAAGCGTCGGCTGCCAGGTATGCTCCTCGATGGAGGTTGTGGAGGTTGGCAAAATCGGCAATGGCCTCGCTGTCCATATGGATAAATATGCCTATGAGGCCGACGGGATTGTAATCATTAACCGGGTTAAACCCCATACCGCCTACCGGGGTCCCTGCGAAAGCGGCCTGGCTAAAATGCTGACCATCGGCCTGGGCAAGCAAAAAGGGGCAGAGACCTGCCATATGTACGGCTTTAAGCATATGGCCGAGCATGTTTTGGCCATGGCGCAGGTCAAGCTTGCCTGCTGCAAGGTGCTGTTTGCTATCGGCACTGTGGAAAACGCCTATGACAAAATATCAACACTGGTCGCGGTGCCGGCGGAAAAGATCATGGAAGCGGACCAGCAACTGCTGCTTGAGGCCAAAGCCAAAATGCCGCGGATCCTGTTTGACGAGCTGGATGTGCTTGTTGTCGACCGGATCGGCAAGGAAATATCCGGCGACGGGATGGACCCGAACATAACCGGACGGTACCCCACCCCTTATGCCAGCGGCGGTCCGGACGTCAACAAACTGGTAGTCCTTGATCTGACAGAAGCGACCAATGGCAACGCCTGCGGCGTTGGTGTCGGCGATTATACCACCCGCAAACTGTTTAATAAGATTGATTTTGATTACACCTATGCCAATTGCATTACCAACACCACCCCCGCCCCGGCCCGCCTGCCGCTGGTTATGGCCGATGACCGGGAGGCCCTGCTGGCTGCGGTCAAGACCTGCAATGCCCGGGATCTGTCCAAAGTCCGGCTGGTCAGAATTAAAGACACCCTGCATCTGGGCGAGATTCTTATCTCCGAGGCCCTCTTGCCGGCGGCAATGGCCAATCCTGCGATTGAAGTGCGCGGCGAGCCGGCCGCGATGATTTTTGATGAGGCCGGCAATCTGCTGGGCTGA
- a CDS encoding UxaA family hydrolase, with translation MNKFKAIIMKPQDNVATVIEDIAAGCDIEINIEGNSIDLQVIDNIPFGHKVAIRDIAKDDRIIKYGEVIGVATAPIAAGRHIHVHNLGGCRGRGDLENGTQE, from the coding sequence GTGAATAAGTTCAAAGCGATTATTATGAAACCCCAGGATAATGTTGCCACCGTAATTGAGGATATTGCTGCCGGGTGTGATATTGAGATCAATATTGAAGGTAACAGCATTGACCTGCAGGTGATCGACAACATCCCGTTTGGGCATAAGGTAGCGATCAGAGATATTGCCAAGGATGACAGGATCATCAAATATGGGGAGGTAATCGGGGTGGCAACGGCGCCGATTGCTGCCGGCCGGCATATCCATGTGCATAATCTGGGCGGCTGCCGGGGCCGCGGTGATTTAGAGAATGGAACACAGGAGTGA